From a single Mycolicibacterium moriokaense genomic region:
- a CDS encoding NIPSNAP family protein has translation MKKFYGHTLLYLHETIALGEGRSDRFTEMFSEIYHPMMEDLGARLFAMWETTPYNGHWPQVTIIWEIDAFADYARIGRAQARGGSHAEAAAKWSTFLAEIRASGEGRIMYAGKYNRTLAQLKEAGFGAGLVIQEIMQTKPGRQDDYIRELERLYVPWSERTGKRWLGSFITTFRFNEVIHYWALDGDWDCFENHYPSWKDSPPAEIVTWMSVAPALRDGWEDSILQALPPSPLQ, from the coding sequence TTGAAGAAGTTCTACGGCCACACGCTCCTCTACCTCCACGAGACGATTGCGCTGGGTGAAGGCCGCAGCGACCGGTTCACGGAGATGTTCAGCGAGATCTACCACCCGATGATGGAGGACCTCGGCGCGCGCCTGTTCGCCATGTGGGAGACCACGCCGTACAACGGGCATTGGCCGCAGGTGACGATCATCTGGGAGATCGACGCGTTCGCCGACTACGCCCGCATCGGGCGCGCGCAGGCGCGCGGCGGCAGCCACGCCGAGGCGGCGGCGAAGTGGTCGACATTCCTCGCCGAGATCCGTGCGTCCGGTGAGGGCCGGATCATGTACGCGGGCAAGTACAACCGGACACTGGCTCAGCTGAAGGAGGCCGGATTCGGTGCAGGCCTGGTGATTCAGGAGATCATGCAAACCAAGCCGGGGCGCCAGGACGACTACATTCGGGAACTCGAACGGCTGTACGTGCCATGGTCGGAACGCACTGGAAAGCGTTGGCTCGGTTCGTTCATCACGACCTTCCGGTTCAACGAGGTGATCCACTACTGGGCGCTCGACGGCGACTGGGACTGCTTCGAAAACCACTATCCATCGTGGAAGGACAGTCCGCCCGCGGAAATCGTCACCTGGATGAGCGTCGCGCCCGCGCTGCGCGACGGCTGGGAGGACTCGATACTGCAGGCACTACCCCCATCCCCGCTGCAATGA